In a single window of the Melioribacteraceae bacterium genome:
- a CDS encoding chemotaxis response regulator protein-glutamate methylesterase, giving the protein MSLSDKITVVVIDDSAFMRKSLSLMLSSDPQISVVGTARNGLEGIELIKKTNPDVATLDIEMPVMDGLTALKKIMAECPTSVIMVSSLTTEGAQSTIKAMELGAVDFIPKEMSYVSVNISQVKDDLIQKVKAIGRQKAVRDRLRRLRAVENRPRMTSTNLTRMELPKIGYRAISLGISTGGPFTLQKVLPELSDSIKIPIFIVQHMPPKFTKSLADRLNSMCKLEVKEAEDGETIQAGKVYIAPGGMHMKIKQGTAGNNYIYITREPSDTLHRPAVDITMNSVIDAYGKYTLGVIMTGMGKDGFEAIKRLKSLGGYTIAQEEESCVVYGMPKAIVDAGFADMILSAERIPQIINKAV; this is encoded by the coding sequence TTGAGTTTATCAGATAAAATTACTGTAGTTGTTATAGATGACTCTGCATTCATGAGGAAATCATTATCATTAATGCTAAGCAGCGATCCGCAAATTTCGGTTGTTGGTACTGCTCGCAATGGTCTCGAAGGAATTGAGCTCATAAAAAAAACAAATCCGGATGTTGCCACACTTGATATTGAAATGCCTGTAATGGATGGATTGACTGCCCTTAAAAAAATAATGGCAGAATGCCCTACTTCTGTTATAATGGTAAGTTCTTTAACAACAGAGGGGGCACAATCTACTATTAAAGCTATGGAATTGGGCGCTGTTGATTTTATTCCTAAAGAAATGTCATACGTTAGTGTGAATATCTCTCAGGTAAAGGATGATTTAATTCAAAAAGTAAAAGCTATTGGCAGACAGAAAGCAGTAAGAGATAGATTAAGAAGATTAAGAGCTGTTGAAAACCGACCTAGAATGACATCGACCAATTTGACAAGAATGGAGCTTCCTAAAATTGGGTACCGAGCAATATCCCTTGGTATTTCTACGGGCGGTCCATTTACTCTTCAAAAAGTATTACCTGAATTATCCGACTCTATTAAAATTCCCATTTTTATTGTTCAGCATATGCCCCCAAAATTTACAAAGTCGTTGGCAGATAGATTAAACTCAATGTGCAAACTCGAAGTTAAAGAAGCTGAAGATGGGGAGACAATTCAAGCCGGTAAAGTTTATATTGCTCCGGGAGGAATGCACATGAAGATAAAACAAGGTACTGCCGGAAATAATTATATTTATATTACAAGAGAACCAAGCGATACACTTCACCGTCCAGCTGTTGATATCACTATGAATTCGGTTATAGATGCTTATGGTAAATATACACTTGGGGTTATAATGACTGGTATGGGCAAGGATGGTTTTGAAGCAATAAAAAGGTTGAAATCACTTGGCGGTTATACAATAGCACAGGAAGAAGAGAGTTGTGTAGTATATGGAATGCCAAAAGCTATTGTAGATGCAGGTTTTGCCGATATGATTTTATCGGCAGAAAGAATTCCACAAATTATTAATAAAGCGGTGTAA
- a CDS encoding chemotaxis protein CheA yields MSENKQLETLIDPDMREIIESFLVETKEILDKLDFDLLELEKRPEDSELLNQIFRSFHTIKGTSGFLGLEKLPEVTHKCEDILNKLRKGEMQLSTPLMDGIIFGFDTIKELVSKIENDKNEDVDTSNVNKTLERLLPGDITEKFDDDDLAKMIDSQKNTMREVESSALVTNQDTANETNAPVENISNLPANIAENIPQKVDIPKPDAQKKKTTETVADNTIRVDVERLDNLLDIVSEIVLGRNRLAQVNSEFGIANEGSKYSKDFGEVTKQIDLMTTELQLVAMKLRMIKIGKIFNRYPRLVRDLCKDLGKEVDLVIVGEETEVDKNLIEEINDPLVHLIRNSVDHGVEMPDIREKAGKPRKGTVVLSAEHLGNNIQISIEDDGKGINPDIIKEKAISKGLISKERAKDLSRQEILNLIFLPGFSTAEKVSNVSGRGVGMDVVKTNVSRLRGIINIESETGKGTKIIIKLPLTLAIIPGMIVKVRGEALVIPLGSVIEVIRVNKNQIHTIKGTEVINVRNSVLPIVSMENLLKSTKQRTYEEEPELQYVVEVGIAEKRYGIKVDELIGQQEVVIKSLGAYLGKIDGLAGSTIMGDGTVVIIIDINELFHKLEMQS; encoded by the coding sequence ATGAGCGAAAATAAACAGTTAGAAACTTTAATCGATCCCGACATGAGGGAAATTATTGAGAGCTTTTTAGTTGAGACAAAAGAGATTCTCGATAAACTTGACTTCGATCTTCTTGAACTAGAAAAACGACCGGAAGATTCAGAATTGTTAAATCAAATATTTAGATCTTTCCACACAATTAAAGGTACATCGGGATTTCTTGGACTCGAAAAACTACCTGAAGTAACTCATAAATGTGAGGATATTCTAAATAAACTTCGCAAAGGGGAAATGCAATTATCCACTCCCTTGATGGATGGAATTATTTTTGGTTTTGATACCATCAAAGAGTTAGTAAGTAAAATAGAAAATGATAAAAATGAAGATGTGGATACGAGTAACGTAAATAAAACGCTTGAAAGGCTTTTGCCGGGTGATATCACAGAGAAATTTGATGATGATGATTTAGCGAAAATGATCGATTCTCAGAAAAATACAATGAGGGAAGTGGAATCCTCAGCTTTAGTTACCAATCAAGATACAGCTAATGAAACAAATGCACCGGTAGAAAACATTAGCAATTTGCCTGCGAATATTGCAGAAAATATTCCTCAAAAAGTTGATATACCAAAACCGGATGCACAGAAGAAAAAAACAACCGAAACCGTTGCCGATAATACAATTCGCGTGGATGTTGAGCGGTTAGATAATTTGCTTGATATAGTTTCAGAAATTGTTTTGGGAAGAAACCGCCTCGCACAAGTTAATTCGGAATTCGGCATCGCTAATGAAGGAAGTAAATATTCAAAGGACTTTGGTGAAGTAACAAAACAAATTGACTTAATGACCACCGAACTTCAGCTTGTTGCTATGAAGCTAAGAATGATTAAGATTGGAAAAATATTTAACCGATACCCACGACTGGTTCGCGATTTATGTAAAGATCTCGGTAAAGAAGTTGACTTGGTGATTGTGGGAGAGGAAACAGAAGTTGATAAAAACTTAATTGAAGAAATTAATGATCCGTTGGTTCACTTAATTCGCAACTCAGTTGATCATGGCGTTGAAATGCCCGATATAAGAGAAAAAGCGGGCAAGCCTAGAAAGGGAACTGTGGTTCTTTCGGCTGAGCATTTAGGTAATAATATCCAAATTTCTATTGAAGATGATGGCAAAGGAATTAATCCTGATATTATTAAAGAGAAAGCGATTTCTAAAGGGTTGATTTCAAAAGAAAGAGCAAAAGACCTTTCACGCCAAGAAATTCTGAATTTAATTTTTCTCCCCGGTTTTTCCACCGCCGAGAAAGTATCAAATGTCTCGGGGCGCGGTGTGGGAATGGATGTGGTAAAAACTAATGTTTCCCGACTTCGCGGTATCATCAATATTGAGTCGGAAACCGGGAAAGGAACTAAAATAATTATTAAACTTCCATTAACTTTAGCTATTATTCCTGGCATGATTGTTAAGGTACGGGGTGAAGCTCTTGTAATTCCTCTTGGTTCGGTAATAGAAGTTATTCGGGTTAACAAAAACCAGATTCATACAATAAAAGGAACAGAAGTAATTAATGTTCGTAATTCTGTACTTCCAATTGTGAGTATGGAAAATTTATTGAAGAGTACTAAACAAAGAACCTATGAAGAAGAACCTGAACTTCAATATGTGGTAGAGGTTGGAATAGCTGAAAAAAGATATGGAATTAAAGTTGATGAATTAATAGGTCAACAGGAAGTTGTAATTAAATCATTGGGCGCTTATCTCGGTAAAATAGATGGATTAGCCGGCTCAACAATTATGGGAGATGGAACTGTTGTGATAATTATCGATATTAATGAATTATTCCACAAACTGGAAATGCAGTCTTGA
- a CDS encoding protein-glutamate O-methyltransferase CheR, which yields MSQPTFEIIRKFIYENTGIYFQDNKKYFLESRLQRRMNFLGLKTFEEYFDQIRYSSGAAAEKKYFFEAVTINETFFFRNQPQLDALASHILPEIINTKLFTGKNKLKIWSAASSSGEEAYSVGMVFQDLIKPRYSNFDLEIVGTDINSAVVETANGGIYRDYSVRNTPPYYLKKYFKTAGGTFEVHPDVKKMASFKVMNLYDDTAMRGMFNFDVIFCANVLIYFDAASKIKVVSHLYNSLNKGGYLFIGYSETLHGISKAFKLVSFPNTVGYKKE from the coding sequence ATGTCGCAGCCTACTTTCGAAATAATTCGAAAATTCATTTATGAAAATACAGGCATCTATTTCCAGGATAATAAAAAATATTTTCTTGAGAGTAGACTTCAAAGAAGAATGAATTTTTTGGGATTAAAAACATTTGAAGAATATTTTGATCAGATTCGGTATTCATCCGGAGCAGCCGCAGAGAAGAAATATTTTTTTGAAGCAGTTACTATTAATGAAACTTTTTTCTTTAGAAATCAACCGCAATTAGATGCGCTTGCTTCTCATATTCTACCCGAAATAATTAACACCAAATTATTTACCGGAAAAAATAAACTTAAAATTTGGAGCGCCGCAAGCTCATCAGGTGAAGAAGCGTATTCGGTTGGAATGGTATTTCAAGATTTAATTAAACCGCGTTATTCAAATTTTGATTTGGAAATAGTTGGTACAGATATTAATAGTGCTGTTGTTGAAACAGCTAATGGAGGAATTTACCGCGATTACTCTGTTAGGAATACCCCACCATATTATCTAAAAAAATATTTTAAAACGGCCGGTGGCACTTTTGAAGTCCATCCCGACGTAAAAAAAATGGCCTCGTTCAAGGTGATGAATTTATATGATGATACGGCTATGCGGGGCATGTTTAATTTTGATGTGATTTTTTGCGCGAATGTACTCATTTATTTTGATGCGGCTTCAAAAATAAAAGTTGTATCGCATCTTTATAACTCACTAAATAAAGGGGGATATCTGTTTATTGGTTATTCCGAAACACTGCATGGTATTTCCAAGGCATTTAAACTAGTCAGTTTTCCAAATACTGTTGGTTACAAAAAGGAGTAG
- a CDS encoding response regulator produces the protein MPLKFLVVDDSVTMRRIVVNSLKTIGHNEFVEAGDGREALTKLQADDTINFVITDWNMPDVSGLELVKSIRSDNKFGAIPILMVTTRGLKEDILEALQAKVNNYVVKPFTPQVLKEKIEQIIATPA, from the coding sequence ATGCCATTAAAATTCTTAGTTGTTGATGATTCAGTAACCATGAGAAGAATTGTTGTTAATTCTCTCAAAACTATAGGTCATAACGAGTTCGTTGAAGCTGGTGACGGCAGAGAAGCACTAACTAAACTTCAAGCCGATGATACAATTAATTTTGTTATTACAGATTGGAATATGCCAGATGTATCGGGACTTGAGTTGGTTAAGTCAATTCGTTCCGATAATAAATTTGGAGCAATTCCAATATTAATGGTTACTACAAGAGGTTTAAAAGAAGATATTCTTGAAGCCCTTCAGGCAAAGGTTAATAATTATGTCGTAAAACCTTTTACTCCTCAGGTGTTAAAAGAAAAAATTGAACAAATAATAGCAACACCAGCATAA
- the fliF gene encoding flagellar M-ring protein FliF, with translation MNDNPFQALFGILNKLDPKQKFMLGAGVLVTLVLLAVSLFLLNEPTYSTLYSGLSQEDAAKVVEYLGGQKTLYKLEENGQTIKVPKERVYELRLALAAKGIPSSGVIGYEIFDQSTMGMSEFMQKLNYKRALEGELARTIKQQEGVEGVRVHIVIPQKSIFKEEEKFPSASVVLKLRNNVPPTKEKIQSIVNLVCGSVEGLMASKVSVIDTRGRILSNDSEEGPLAFASSKQYEIKKSVENYLAQKAQVILDNVLGYGNSMVQVNADLNFDQVEKTMENYDPESQVAVSESTVKTSNAGVTQKDSTAQSNENTLTNYEISKTIERVVSGTGNVKRLSVAAVINDVAKEVKNGEKVDIVFTPRTPEQIQKLEEIIKNAVGIDIQRNDQFSIQNIPFEAKIIEYQPEETTISGMPNSNEMINLIFIVVAVIGSLFVLKSLMKRLKSEKIVIGTIGGGSYSMPAEPQFSLSAPESKKSTPQIPSRKRKPMLPMGDIEDEISEEAMLKKNQQERIVNYVTKNPMDAAKLINAWMHEDEI, from the coding sequence ATGAACGATAATCCATTTCAAGCGTTATTTGGTATTCTAAATAAACTTGACCCAAAACAAAAATTTATGCTTGGCGCCGGAGTACTTGTTACTCTGGTTCTATTGGCGGTATCATTATTTTTATTGAATGAACCAACCTACTCAACACTTTATTCGGGGCTATCTCAAGAAGATGCCGCAAAAGTAGTTGAATACTTGGGTGGTCAAAAAACTCTCTATAAATTAGAAGAAAATGGTCAAACTATTAAAGTACCAAAAGAAAGAGTTTATGAACTTCGCTTGGCTTTAGCGGCAAAGGGAATTCCAAGCTCCGGTGTTATTGGTTATGAAATTTTTGATCAATCTACGATGGGCATGAGTGAGTTTATGCAAAAGCTCAATTACAAGCGTGCCCTCGAAGGGGAACTCGCTAGAACGATCAAACAGCAGGAAGGCGTTGAAGGTGTTCGTGTTCACATAGTTATTCCTCAAAAATCAATTTTTAAGGAAGAGGAAAAATTCCCTTCGGCATCTGTAGTTTTAAAACTTCGTAACAATGTTCCTCCTACAAAGGAAAAAATTCAATCTATTGTAAATCTAGTGTGCGGCAGTGTTGAAGGATTAATGGCTTCAAAAGTATCTGTTATTGATACTCGTGGCAGAATATTAAGTAATGATTCTGAAGAGGGTCCATTAGCATTTGCATCTTCAAAACAATATGAAATTAAAAAATCGGTAGAAAATTACTTAGCTCAAAAAGCACAGGTTATATTGGATAATGTTTTAGGATATGGAAACTCGATGGTTCAGGTAAATGCCGATCTCAATTTTGATCAGGTTGAAAAAACTATGGAAAATTACGATCCCGAATCTCAAGTTGCGGTAAGTGAAAGCACCGTAAAAACAAGCAATGCCGGTGTAACTCAAAAAGATTCAACTGCTCAATCGAACGAAAATACATTAACCAATTATGAGATTAGCAAAACAATAGAAAGGGTGGTTTCGGGAACAGGTAATGTTAAAAGATTAAGTGTTGCCGCTGTGATTAATGACGTTGCAAAAGAGGTAAAAAATGGGGAGAAAGTTGATATTGTGTTTACTCCCAGAACTCCGGAACAAATACAAAAGCTGGAAGAAATTATTAAAAATGCGGTGGGTATTGATATTCAAAGAAATGATCAGTTCTCAATTCAAAATATTCCATTTGAAGCAAAGATAATTGAATACCAGCCTGAAGAAACAACAATTTCGGGAATGCCGAATTCGAATGAAATGATAAATCTTATATTTATAGTTGTAGCCGTAATAGGCTCATTGTTCGTTCTAAAAAGTTTAATGAAAAGATTGAAAAGTGAAAAAATTGTAATTGGAACTATTGGCGGTGGATCTTACTCAATGCCGGCTGAACCGCAATTCAGCTTATCAGCTCCTGAATCAAAAAAATCGACACCTCAAATTCCTTCAAGAAAAAGAAAACCAATGCTTCCTATGGGAGATATAGAAGATGAAATTAGCGAAGAAGCCATGCTAAAAAAGAATCAGCAGGAGAGAATCGTTAATTACGTAACTAAAAACCCAATGGATGCAGCAAAATTAATAAACGCCTGGATGCACGAAGATGAAATCTGA
- the fliE gene encoding flagellar hook-basal body complex protein FliE: MNIEGIKGVMPQSIQPTGNSKPVGGLSFGNTLNDLIKDVNTAQIDSQKAVEGFVGGEGVELHEVMIAGAKAKTSLELLMEVRNKAVDMFKELTRTPV, encoded by the coding sequence ATGAATATTGAAGGAATTAAAGGAGTAATGCCGCAGAGTATTCAACCAACCGGTAATTCAAAACCTGTAGGCGGACTAAGTTTCGGCAATACACTTAACGACTTAATTAAAGATGTAAATACTGCGCAAATTGATTCTCAAAAAGCAGTAGAAGGTTTTGTTGGCGGAGAGGGCGTTGAATTACATGAGGTAATGATTGCCGGCGCAAAAGCAAAAACTTCGCTCGAATTGTTGATGGAAGTAAGAAATAAAGCTGTTGATATGTTTAAAGAATTAACAAGGACACCAGTATAA
- a CDS encoding FliI/YscN family ATPase, with protein MEIAGRLKNKYAELLEKADPIRVNGKVVDVVGLVIVSVGPNAVMGEICTISDQNGNEVCKSEVVGFKGGKVLSIAIGEVHNISPSCEIKASGKGFGIGVGKELLGRVIDGLGNPIDGKGEINYSSFRETHREPPNPLERKRIISPIQTGIRTIDGLLTIGKGQRAGIFAGSGVGKSVTLGMIARNTSADVNVIALIGERGREVREFIERDLGEEGLAKSVVIVATSDKSPLIRMKGAYIGTTIAEYFRELGLDVMFMMDSVTRFAMAQREIGLTIGEPPTTKGYTPSVFALLPKLLERAGNTEKGSITGLYTVLVDGDDMTEPIADAVRSILDGHIVLSRKLANIGQYPAIDPLQSVSRVMSDIVDREHYYRALRFNELLATFNEAEDLINIGAYVKGSNPQIDHALAKINALRKFLKQDVFEKAVYSETIERLQSIIETSIK; from the coding sequence ATGGAAATAGCAGGACGACTCAAAAATAAATATGCTGAACTTTTAGAAAAAGCAGACCCAATAAGGGTTAATGGCAAAGTTGTGGATGTAGTTGGACTTGTCATTGTTTCGGTTGGTCCTAATGCGGTAATGGGAGAAATATGTACTATATCTGATCAAAATGGAAATGAGGTCTGCAAGTCGGAGGTTGTTGGTTTTAAAGGTGGTAAGGTTCTATCAATTGCTATTGGCGAGGTACACAACATATCCCCTTCTTGTGAAATAAAAGCATCGGGTAAAGGATTTGGAATTGGGGTTGGTAAGGAATTGTTAGGGCGAGTAATTGATGGCCTGGGAAATCCTATTGATGGTAAAGGAGAAATTAATTATTCATCATTTCGAGAGACCCACCGAGAACCGCCAAATCCTCTTGAGAGAAAAAGAATTATTTCCCCTATCCAAACGGGAATAAGAACCATTGATGGACTGCTCACAATTGGTAAAGGGCAGCGTGCCGGAATTTTTGCCGGCAGTGGTGTTGGTAAAAGTGTTACTCTAGGTATGATTGCTCGAAACACTAGCGCCGATGTTAATGTTATTGCTTTAATTGGTGAACGTGGAAGGGAAGTTAGAGAGTTTATTGAGCGCGATTTGGGAGAAGAAGGACTTGCCAAATCAGTTGTTATTGTTGCAACTAGTGATAAATCACCGCTAATAAGGATGAAAGGCGCATACATCGGAACAACAATAGCTGAATATTTTCGTGAATTGGGATTGGACGTAATGTTTATGATGGACTCGGTGACTCGTTTTGCCATGGCTCAAAGAGAAATTGGTTTAACTATCGGTGAGCCGCCAACCACAAAAGGATATACTCCTTCGGTATTTGCTCTACTTCCAAAATTATTAGAGAGAGCGGGGAATACGGAAAAAGGTTCGATCACTGGTTTGTATACAGTGCTTGTTGACGGTGATGATATGACAGAACCAATTGCCGACGCAGTTCGATCAATATTAGATGGGCATATAGTATTATCGCGTAAACTAGCCAACATTGGCCAGTACCCGGCAATTGATCCACTCCAAAGTGTTAGCAGGGTTATGAGTGATATTGTTGATAGAGAACACTACTATAGAGCGCTTAGGTTTAATGAATTATTAGCGACTTTTAATGAGGCGGAAGACTTGATAAATATTGGCGCATACGTTAAAGGTAGTAATCCTCAGATAGATCATGCACTGGCAAAAATAAACGCATTAAGAAAATTTTTAAAGCAGGATGTTTTTGAAAAAGCAGTTTATAGTGAAACCATCGAGCGTCTTCAATCAATTATTGAAACCTCGATAAAGTGA
- the fliJ gene encoding flagellar export protein FliJ, with product MAKFKFRFESLLNVREIQKRKIQQEISLIDIEIENTKKQLIFIMDEREIVRRNILINCSRVSDFQNAKLYEKQLGDIIDSIQRKIEKLEEKKAAKNLELIERKKEVRTFEILKEKSQMEYLDEQKKDEMKNMNEIAIRRFAGEQR from the coding sequence ATGGCCAAATTTAAGTTCAGATTCGAATCGTTGCTCAATGTTAGAGAAATTCAGAAAAGAAAAATTCAACAGGAAATATCTTTGATTGATATTGAAATTGAAAACACAAAGAAACAACTGATTTTTATAATGGATGAACGAGAGATTGTTAGAAGAAATATTCTGATCAATTGTTCAAGAGTGTCTGATTTTCAAAATGCGAAACTATATGAAAAACAGTTGGGGGATATTATCGATTCTATTCAACGGAAAATAGAGAAGCTTGAAGAAAAGAAGGCCGCAAAAAACTTGGAATTAATTGAGCGGAAAAAAGAAGTTAGAACATTTGAAATCCTAAAAGAAAAATCGCAAATGGAATATTTGGATGAACAAAAAAAAGATGAAATGAAAAATATGAATGAAATTGCGATCAGAAGATTTGCCGGAGAGCAGAGATGA
- the flgB gene encoding flagellar basal body rod protein FlgB codes for MSNSVKLLHNLLDYCSEKNKVISKNIANIGTEKYNREDIVFNDLLNDNVNSLVKTSNSKHLSSLNIQENGSSKFKVVEDSSEESISGANNVSIEREMAELAENTLRFRFASKKVGDYYRQIQNVIKGSGRA; via the coding sequence ATGTCAAACTCAGTAAAACTACTTCATAATCTTCTCGATTACTGCTCAGAGAAGAACAAAGTAATCTCAAAAAATATTGCCAATATTGGAACTGAGAAGTACAATAGAGAAGATATCGTTTTTAATGATCTTTTAAATGACAATGTAAATTCCCTCGTAAAAACCTCAAACAGCAAACATCTATCCAGTTTGAATATCCAGGAAAATGGTTCTTCGAAATTTAAAGTTGTTGAAGATAGCAGCGAAGAATCTATTAGCGGGGCAAACAATGTTAGTATTGAAAGAGAGATGGCTGAATTAGCAGAGAATACACTTCGATTCAGATTTGCCTCAAAAAAAGTTGGTGATTACTATAGGCAAATTCAAAACGTAATTAAAGGAAGCGGAAGAGCATGA
- the flgC gene encoding flagellar basal body rod protein FlgC: protein MKILGSLFGLNVSTKGMSIQRKKMDIISENIANADAVRTQDGEPYRRKMIKVSDVDNAFAKKLQIEGQSFELNTTKSGHLNTSAFPQQMTIETHPDKLSIEEKVDESLGDRVYMPEHPDADKDGYVEMSNVNIITEMVDMIAASRSYEANLQALNSSKQMIKDTLEM, encoded by the coding sequence ATGAAAATCTTAGGAAGTCTCTTTGGTCTCAATGTTAGCACTAAGGGTATGAGTATCCAAAGAAAGAAGATGGATATAATCTCGGAAAACATCGCCAATGCCGATGCGGTTAGAACTCAAGATGGTGAACCATACCGCCGTAAAATGATCAAGGTTTCCGACGTAGATAATGCATTTGCAAAAAAATTACAGATTGAAGGACAAAGTTTTGAACTGAATACTACAAAAAGCGGACATTTAAACACATCAGCATTTCCTCAGCAAATGACTATTGAAACTCATCCCGATAAATTATCTATCGAAGAAAAAGTTGATGAGAGTTTAGGAGATAGAGTTTACATGCCCGAACATCCCGATGCGGATAAAGATGGTTATGTGGAAATGTCGAACGTAAATATAATTACTGAAATGGTTGATATGATTGCCGCTTCAAGAAGCTATGAGGCAAATCTGCAAGCACTTAATTCATCTAAACAAATGATAAAAGATACTTTGGAGATGTAA
- the fliG gene encoding flagellar motor switch protein FliG produces the protein MKSDRSLKDVREMEINGAQKAAMLMVALNVEAASAILKQLDPIDVEIISAEITKVKNISSKVADGVIEEFYKLVTAREYVLEGGLDYAQAVLEKTFGPSKAVEIIDKIKRLTTLKGFDVLKKAEPAQLVNFLNKEHPQTMALILSQLSPDQTANALKELPEELRIEIAFRIATLGKISPQTLKQIEHVVDDIAGASMSQSVGKLGGAKCLASILNRASVTMAKDILEKLENMDSETTYEVKRLMFIFDEIININDKDIQKILREVDRKDLALSLKTAEEKLRDKIFANMSERAADLLKEELQYMGPIKLKEVESAQARIIDIIKALEEQGEISLNLRGGPEEVYV, from the coding sequence ATGAAATCTGACAGATCATTAAAAGATGTTCGCGAAATGGAAATTAACGGCGCTCAAAAAGCCGCAATGTTAATGGTAGCCCTTAATGTGGAGGCAGCTTCCGCTATTCTTAAGCAACTTGATCCAATTGATGTGGAAATTATTTCAGCGGAAATAACCAAAGTAAAAAATATATCCTCAAAAGTAGCCGATGGAGTAATTGAGGAGTTTTATAAACTTGTTACTGCGCGTGAATATGTTCTTGAAGGAGGGTTAGATTATGCCCAAGCAGTATTGGAGAAAACTTTTGGTCCATCCAAAGCAGTTGAAATAATTGATAAAATTAAGCGACTGACTACATTAAAGGGTTTTGATGTTCTCAAAAAAGCAGAGCCTGCTCAATTAGTTAATTTCTTAAATAAAGAGCACCCTCAAACAATGGCACTTATACTTTCACAGTTAAGTCCTGATCAAACAGCAAATGCATTAAAAGAATTGCCCGAGGAATTAAGAATTGAGATAGCGTTCAGGATTGCGACATTAGGAAAAATATCTCCTCAAACATTGAAGCAGATAGAACATGTTGTAGATGATATTGCCGGTGCGTCAATGAGCCAATCAGTCGGAAAACTTGGCGGCGCAAAATGTTTGGCTTCAATATTAAACAGAGCCAGTGTTACAATGGCAAAAGATATTCTTGAAAAACTTGAAAATATGGATTCGGAAACTACATACGAAGTTAAACGATTGATGTTCATCTTCGACGAAATCATTAACATTAATGATAAAGATATTCAGAAAATACTACGTGAAGTTGATAGAAAAGATCTCGCACTTTCACTCAAAACCGCTGAAGAAAAACTTAGAGATAAAATATTCGCGAACATGTCTGAAAGAGCCGCTGATTTGCTCAAAGAAGAATTACAGTATATGGGTCCGATAAAATTAAAAGAAGTAGAATCTGCTCAGGCAAGAATCATCGATATTATCAAAGCCTTAGAAGAACAGGGTGAAATTTCACTCAACCTCAGAGGCGGTCCGGAAGAAGTTTATGTCTGA
- a CDS encoding response regulator → MKKVILVADDSPTIRKFVSVALSVKGFEIIACCDGMEAIEILPNHKIDLVITDLNMPNVDGFELISSIRGNESYKDLPIIVLSSLGNTEDIQRGLECGANSYLVKPFDPKRVAYEVSKYLN, encoded by the coding sequence ATGAAAAAAGTAATTCTTGTTGCCGATGATTCCCCGACAATCAGAAAATTTGTTTCGGTTGCCTTATCGGTTAAAGGTTTCGAAATAATTGCGTGCTGCGACGGTATGGAGGCTATTGAAATTTTACCAAATCATAAAATTGATTTGGTAATAACTGATCTGAATATGCCAAATGTTGACGGATTTGAATTAATTAGCTCGATTCGCGGTAACGAGTCGTATAAAGATCTACCAATTATTGTTCTTTCATCTCTCGGTAATACAGAGGATATACAAAGAGGATTAGAGTGTGGAGCAAATTCATATTTAGTGAAGCCCTTCGATCCTAAACGGGTAGCTTATGAAGTTTCTAAATATTTAAACTAG